From the Helianthus annuus cultivar XRQ/B chromosome 17, HanXRQr2.0-SUNRISE, whole genome shotgun sequence genome, the window ccgcatcatatcctgcactgtatccagacatttgaagtaataagaagaacaaggcagctgtgATTGTCATAGGTAAAGGCACGTACAAGTATGGGTATGGATTTACCTCCATGTTAGTAATGGAATCCATAGGTAAGCATGTTTAGAAATGAATACGTACGTAGGTCAATACGTATGAGACTTATTTATATGAATGTTTTTGATTGAGATATATGTTAGTATAATCATACGAGATTGGAAATAGTATGCAAGAGCTTGTATATAGGCATGTATGTATATACGTGTGAATGTACGTAAGCACGAAGTAGGAAATATCACCCATATAGAAtggtgcatgtatgtatgtatgtatacatgGTTTCAATACGTTGGGTATTCAAGTTACTAAtagtgtgccttgagaatgaaatgtaatgcaggtacattattgaagtcTCACCAAGGATTAAACACACATATGAAATGCTTAAATTAGAAAGATAACGGAATGGAAAGTATATGAGGATAGCACGTAATGAGACTCGATGACtatgaatcttgtttatatgtataatgtatgctaatgttacgaatgtatgtggtgggtgcaAGTGGTACAGAATCATGGATTAACATGATGGAAGGATAGTGACTGAAGATCGAGTGATAGAAACATGGATTGTACGGAGTGGGTGGTCATGTAGCCTGTATTAGTATGTTATTATCGATACGTTAATGAAAGATAAACAATGCAGTCCCTTACATAAAGATGTTTTTAATGATTTTCAAGTATAAAGGAACGTTTTAAGAAAAAAATTTTATGGCacgtatttccgctgcgacttttcgATCAAaacgtgttagggtcttacatAAAGTTTCGTTAATCAGTCCATTAATCGCTAGTTCGGCCTAGTCGGGCCTAGTCGGGCCTAATCAGGCCTCGTCGGACCTAAttggtcagctaaaaatcagcgATTCCGGCGAATTTTCGGCAAAAAACTTGTATACTCCGGCCAGTTTTCAACCAAACCatgtgaattccaacaattaaccttgtatacttaaaaaataagttgagtaagagttaaaacctagctacttaaaatatttacccataaaaatgtgtgtgtatatatataactgAAAATCAGCGATTCCGGCGAGATTTCGGCAATAAAACTTGTATATTCCGGGCCAAAACCTCTAAATCCCGATTAATCTcgagtaatcccgagtagtcgctagtccccacatcaccggccgactagcgactaggGAGTTCTCCAACCTTGTAATTAACTACTTAAAGTAAAACTAAAACTAAGATGGTGTAATAACTTAATTTCATAGATATTGTCATCAAGAATAATAAAGAAGCCCCAATCAAACCCTCCTACCGTATAAGGTACTTAATGAAGCAAAATTCACCACTTTTGTATCTGAAATCTAGAATTTACATGCCAACAACATCGGAAACAACGAATATTTAAAATTTTGTGGTCGTTTTATCCACCAAATTACATATATATGTTTTATCCAACCAACCTACAAATAATGGTTGTTTTATCCAACCAATCTAAGGGTGCTAGGGGCGCCTGCGGGGAGAGGGGCGGGTGTGAACTCCCCGCGCGGGCACATCATTGTCACCCAGGGGTGTTCAtggaatcgaatatcgaattttcaaATTATTCgaatttaattattttaataatttttattttcccttgaattcgtattcgattcgaattcgattaaaatctaccaaattcgattcgaattcgtattggaataaaaaacccaattcgtattcgattcgattcgtattcgattaaaaattcgaattgaatttgaataaattcgatttgatttagattctttaaaaacatgtaaaaactaTCAAAacgaaacataaattttaaatcaACCATAAAGCACGATATCATATTAAAACTGTTCCAAATAAAGTATCATAaatctaaaattcaaaacgagaagtcgggaataaccactccacacaagttaatatttttagggttaaaaatctattgatagatttgcTACATAGGTTTAATTTATGGGTCATCTAGTTGGTTTGGTAATGcgtaattttaatacttggaataaattttgaaaacaatTTGTAGTAAACactaataaaatttatatatgtattatatataaaaacaaaaatgtaTAAttgttattcgaatttcgaatcgaatcgaatttgaaattgtAAATTCGTATTCGATCCGTATTCAATtaacttgactcgaattgaatcgaattcgaattctgaacacccctactGTCACCCCTTGTTTCGGGGAATAGTCATTGATGTTGATGTGGCGaaaaaggagagagagagagagagagagagagagttaatgGTAGGTCAACTTTCAACCAACCACacatttatctttttttttaagaaaaaattgTTTACCACTCATCATGTGAGAGCACCCCTTGTTTTAGTGCAAAATAGTTTTGTTGCATAGTTATCTGTTAGTGTTTTTATCAATACGATATTTAAGAAATTGCTACTGGATTTTTGTAGCATCACCCCATAGTCAATGGAGAAACACCTTCTATAGATGAGGCAACTTTAGATCATTAGAAGTCACTCGACAGGTATTAGGATATACCATAACtcgtagggttgtaaacgaaccgaacgttcagcgaacggttcgtgaaccgttcagcgggaagttcgtttatgttcgttcgattagcttaatgaacgaacatgaacaaaaaattttgttcggttagcttagcgaacgaacacgaacacaggtttcgttcgttcgactgcgttcgtgaacgttcggtaatatgtttgtttacgtttgttcatgttcgttcgtttgtgttcgtttgattatattaaaaataataaataataaatcttttatctaaacatattgaaaacttgaaaacctgtctttttctaagttagctaaaatttggacactCGAAGACAttttttgggataattatgtctaggTTAGTTAACCTTGATTTATCGTTTAGTGATGTAGTaaacttcttgtgttttgatttatcatttgatggttgtatttaactacttatatctaatgtttaaggataataatgttttttattttttattttcaagttaaacgTTCGTTTACATTCGTTGTTAtttgcttgcgttcgtttgtgttcgagacagtgttcacgaactgttcgtgaacaactgaatttccttaacgaacgaacacgaacataaacttatgttcggtatgcgttcgtgaacaattcgcgaacatgttaatttccttaacgaacgaactcgaacatggccttgttcgtgttcgttcggttcgtttacagccctaataaTTCGTTATCATTTCacctaattattattattattattattattattattattattattattattattattattattattattattattattattattattattattattagtgatATAATGGTTAAATAAATCGTTATTCTTCAAGCTACAGTTGTATCAGTTAGTAGAATCTAAAGTTCAAGGAGACGAGGTGAAAACTCTTAGTTAAAAAGTTAAATTATATTCATGTACAAGACACAACATAAAAGCTATCTGGTTAATTTTATaattgttttatatttttattttaattaacaatttacacaaatggtccctgtaaTTAATCAATGATTTATTACATAAATGGTCCCTATAGTtacaaaagggtattttagttatTCTAcacaaatttaactgaaaaattaACAGAAGTTAGTGTTAATACCCAAACTCGTTACAAATTGATAATCACAAGCCtcaaacctgttaaaaaaagttGGTACTCAAAGGCAAAACTAACTATAAACCACATGGTCCATCTGTGTAATTAAATCTAATAATAAATTGTTTATATTACTGTACAGAGTACCGATACCGCATTAGACCAAATTGTTATCCCCCAAACAACATCAGTACTAGTACTAGTACCCGTATCCATTATTATGATTTTTTTGTGTTTCAGTATAAGTCAGTTTCGATATTATCTTAGTATTTTTGTCCTAACATTTTAAACTGGTATGTAATTTTGTTGTTTTGTGTATATAACGAATTCTAGTCGCAACCTGCAAGGGGGAAATTCTGCAGTTATTATTATATCTATGACACTTATTGCTATAGAAAGTCAGAGATGTTAAGAAAATATAGTAAAGAACTTACTagaaataatattatattattaaaatttatcAGTGTCAAACCAAGAATGTCTAATCGATCATCATAAAACTAATGAATCGATGTTGTTACACCTGCCAAAGGGGGAGGGCGGCTAGGGCCTCCAGGTACATCCCTTTCAGGGTTTACACCAAGCGACGCCTTTGTTGTTTCACCTGCCAAAGGGGGAGGGCGGCTAGGGCCTCCAGGTACATCCCTTTCAGGGTTTACACCAAGCAACACCGTTGTTGTTTCACCTGCCAAAGGGGGAGGGCGGCTAGGGCCTCCAGGTACATCCCTTTCAGGGTTTACACCAAGCGACACCGTTGTTGTTTCACCTGCCAATGGGGGAGGGCGGCTAGGGCCTCCAGGTACATCCCTTTCAGGGTTTACACCAAGCGACACCGTTATTGTTTCACCTGCCAAAGGGGGAGGGCGGCTAGGGCCTCCAGGTACATCCCTTTCAGGGTTTACACCAAGCGACACCGTTGTTGTTTCACCTGCCAAAGGGGGAGGGCGGCTAGGGCCTCCAGGTACATCTCTTTCAGGGTTTACACCAAGCGACACCGTTGTTGTTTCACCTGCCAATGGGGGAGGGCGGCTAGGGCCTCCAGGTACATCCCTTTCAGGGTTTACACCAAGCGACAGCATTGTGGTTTCACCTGCCAAAGGGGGAGGGAGGCTAGGGCCTCCAGGTACATCCCTTTCAGGGTTTACACCAAGCGACACCATTGTGGTTTTACCTGCCAAAGGGGGAGGGAGGCTAGGGCCTCCAGGTACATCCCTTTCGGGGTTGACACCAAACGATACCATTGTTGTTTCACCTGCCAAAGGGGGAGGGAGGCTAGGGCCTCCAGGTACATCCCTGTTAGGGTTGACGCCAAGCGACCTTTTCTTATAGTATTCAAGATCAGACGCTTTAAACCCTAGCTTACGCAACAAAAGCTGGCTTGAATCGGCATTTTGCAATTCTTGATTAGCATTAGAGGTGACGAAGAAGATGATTAAAATTAGTAGGAACCCTTTTGATCTAATGGTATTAATCACCATGATGGTTTGAGTTACTTCTTGTTATGGTGATTGTGATTGAGTATGACATGCATATAggtggtatttatagattttcgatatatatatatatatatatatatatatatatatatatatatatatatatatatatatatttgtccaTATTAAATATACGTATCCCATTACATTTATGTTACATAATTCCAAGAATTAGACATTTATTAATGCAAACTAAATCTTGATAATCAAATATTTACATTTAAATATACATAATAGCAGCGGCAAACACTAATTATGAAAATCAACTACGGTCGATAGGATGTGAGACTTCATGGTAGGGTATGTTGGAGGAATAATatgcatgtgtaacatatgataATATTACTTTTGCCCAATGAgttagtggtggagtggttggggaaaAACTTAGTATTCCTTGTGATCCAGGTTCGACTTCCACTTTCCCCATTATTTTtcgcggcatccaggtgaagggcaAATACGGGTGtcgccggttcgtcttggatgggaggtGAGGTTGTACCCATTATTCCGATGTCAAGCCTTCgagcgggtggaggtcgggtagTCGACCTTGGCGATAGCGCCCGGTGTCACAATGATTGGTACGTCATTccttacctttcaaaaaaaaatagtaaTGATTAATGTTTAAAGATTTGATTATATATAAAGacttatttaatttatatttaaataaacgAGTTTAATATTTAACTATaaactagggttaagacccgcccgTGTTGCGGcacgggtacatcgtaaacattgaatggattagtccaaactttatatgatgcattaaccatacgaaaacacacatttcgacgtatccagttgaactcaatgtaacctgtacaagcattgtgattggatcaaacgtaaagtaaatcaaattcatatcgaacaatcataacatattatatgtgacccaactcatacatagaaaacgtaacgggtatgaaggaaaatatgcacatgtaatcgaaagggattaattagagctttcgacaaaaggggagaaaaagaaaccataatttgacttcactcggttcgaaacaaactttacgaaacatacataaaataaacacgaaaacatattatatttgacatgaatCATTTctcaaaaaagtttacgtcgaaacgtagaacaacttgaatttatacgaaaacatacataaaaatctgcacgtaaaaatggtttctttaacgaaatgtattatatttgacctgactcatcTATAAAAGATGTTTACATCGGgatgtagaacaaatcatatttatacatacccgtacataaaatatgcaagtaaaaa encodes:
- the LOC110932573 gene encoding proline-rich protein 2-like yields the protein MVINTIRSKGFLLILIIFFVTSNANQELQNADSSQLLLRKLGFKASDLEYYKKRSLGVNPNRDVPGGPSLPPPLAGETTMVSFGVNPERDVPGGPSLPPPLAGKTTMVSLGVNPERDVPGGPSLPPPLAGETTMLSLGVNPERDVPGGPSRPPPLAGETTTVSLGVNPERDVPGGPSRPPPLAGETTTVSLGVNPERDVPGGPSRPPPLAGETITVSLGVNPERDVPGGPSRPPPLAGETTTVSLGVNPERDVPGGPSRPPPLAGETTTVLLGVNPERDVPGGPSRPPPLAGETTKASLGVNPERDVPGGPSRPPPLAGVTTSIH